The proteins below are encoded in one region of Malaclemys terrapin pileata isolate rMalTer1 chromosome 20, rMalTer1.hap1, whole genome shotgun sequence:
- the LOC128826327 gene encoding olfactory receptor 5V1-like — protein sequence MNEIKREVYKAQAQRKAFSTCTSHLAVVTLFYTTCMFNYNRPSSGHPLYVDTLASVLYNVVTPMLNPLIYCLRNKEEALWFQKTFPIHKKYPNGSSLTYRPNSSTCWNIEKDAPEQEMGNWTAELGFTLLGFSTFPEQHKLVFVALLAVYLTALVGNGMILIIVQLDSGLQTPMYYLLQNLSFLDICYISVTLPQMLNNLLEEDKAISFQACFTQLFFLITFVGVECILLAIMAYDRYLAICHPLRYAALMSRKTCLQLAVASWTCGLLNSALHTGLTSVLPFCASHHIAHLFCDVPQLLKLSCSDTSLNKVVLLAVTVLLGAIPFLCIVVSYVAITRAVLQIRFAQAQRKAFSTCASHLAVVTLFYTTCMFNYNRPSSGHNLYVDTLASVLYNVVTPMLNPLIYCLRNKEVKAALKHVIGQKNSSLKT from the exons ATGAATGAGATTAAAAGGGAAGTCTATAAAGCCCAGGCCCAGCGGaaggccttctccacctgcacctcCCACCTGGCCGTGGTCACCTTGTTCTACACCACGTGCATGTTCAATTATAACCGGCCCAGCTCCGGACATCCCTTGTATGTAGACACCCTGGCTTCCGTTCTCTACAATGTTGTCACGCCCATGCTGAACCCCCTCATATACtgcctgaggaacaaggag GAGGCGCTTTGGTTTCAGAAAACTTTTCCCATTCACAAGAAGTATCCAAATGGTTCATCACTGACCTACCGCCCCAACAGCAGCACTTGCTGGAATATTGAGAAAG ATGCACCCGAGCAGGAGATGGGGAATTGGACAGCTGAGCTGGGTTTCACGCTCCTGGGCTTCTCTACTTTCCCAGAACAGCACAAATTGGTCTTTGTGGCACTCCTGGCTGTGTACCTCACAGCTCTGGTTGGCAATGGGATGATACTGATCATTGTTCAGCTAGACTCTGGCCTCCAAACCCCTATGTACTATCTCCTCCAGAACTTATCCTTCCTAGACATCTGCTACATCTCTGTCACACTGCCCCAGATGCTGAATAACCTCCTGGAAGAGGATAAGGCCATTTCCTTCCAGGCCTGCTTTACCCAGCTCTTCTTCCTCATCACCTTCGTGGGAGTCGAGTGCATCCTCCTAGCCATCATGGCCTACGACCGCTACCTGGCTATTTGCCACCCGCTGCGCTATGCCGCCCTCATGAGCAGAAAGACTTGCCTGCAGCTGGCGGTGGCCTCCTGGACCTGCGGCCTTCTCAACTCGGCCCTGCACACGGGCCTCACCTCTGTCCTGCCTTTCTGTGCCTCCCACCACATCGCCCATCTGTTCTGCGACGTcccccagctcctgaaactctcctgCTCGGACACCTCCCTCAACAAGGTGGTGCTGCTGGCCGTGACAGTGCTGCTTGGCGCCATTCCCTTCCTCTGCATCGTGGTGTCCTACGTGGCCATCACCAGGGCTGTCCTACAGATCCGCTTTGCCCAGGCCCAGCGGAAGGCCTTCTCCACCTGCGCCTCCCACCTGGCCGTGGTCACCTTGTTCTACACCACCTGCATGTTCAATTATAACCGGCCCAGCTCTGGACACAATTTGTATGTAGACACCCTGGCTTCTGTGCTCTACAATGTTGTCACACCCATGCTGAACCCCCTCATATACtgcctgaggaacaaggaggtgaAGGCAGCTCTGAAACATGTAATAGGGCAAAAAAATTCCTCTCTGAAAACATGA